In the genome of Nocardioides palaemonis, the window GCCAAGGTCAACATGACCCTCCCGAGCTGCGTCGGCATCCACGCCGACATCACCGTCCCCTACCTCGTGCACCTCACCGACGACGAGCAGAAGGCGCGCTGGCTCCCGCGGGCCGCGTCGGGCGAGCTGGTCACCGCGATCGGCATGACCGAGCCCGGCGGCGGCTCGGACCTGGCCAACCTCAAGACCACGGCCGTGCGCGACGGCGACGACTGGATCATCAACGGGTCCAAGACCTTCATCACCAACGGCGGCTCCGCCGACCTCGTCCTGGTCGCCGCACGCACCAGCCCCGAGAAGAAGGCGAAGGGCATCTCGCTCTTCGCGGTCGACACCACCCTCGACGGCTTCAGCGTCGGCCGGGTGCTCGACAAGGTCGGCCAGGACGAGTCCGACACCGCCGAGCTGGCCTTCGAGGACGTCCGCGTCTCGGGCGCCGACCTGGTCGGCCCGCTCGACACCGGCTTCATCTCGATGATGCAGTTCCTGCCGCAGGAGCGCCTCGGCTCGGCCATCACCAACCTCGCCCACGCCAGGCAGATCCTCGAGGAGACGGTCCAGTACGCCAAGGACCGCCAGGCGTTCGGCCAGCCGATCGGCGCCTTCCAGAACACCCAGTTCCTGCTCGCCGACCTCGTCACCCGCGTCGACGTCACCCAGGCGTTCGTGGACCAGTGCGTGCTCGCGCACAACCGCAAGGAGCTCACCCCGGTCGACGCCGCCAAGGCGAAGTGGTGGACCTCGCAGGTCCAGAACGACGTCCTCGACCACTGCGTGCAGGTGCACGGCGGCTACGGCTACATGAACGAGTACCGCGTCGCCCGCGCCTGGCGCGACGCCCGGGTCACCAAGATCTGGGCCGGCTCGAACGAGATCATGAAGATGCTGATCGGGCGCGACCTGGGCCTGTGATGCGGGCGTTCGTCGCGGTCGTTCCGCCGCCCGACGTCGTCGCGCACCTCGACGAGTTCCTCGAGGTGCGTCGCGCGGCCGCCGACCTGCGCTGGTCGGCGGCCGAGCAGTGGCACCTCACGCTGGCCTTCGCGGCCGTGCTGCCCGAGCGCAGCCTGGACCTGCTCGACGAGCTGCTCCGCGACGCGGCCGCCCGGCGCCCCGCCTTCGGCGCCCGTCTCGGCGGTGGCGGCGCCTTCCCCCACCCCGACGACGCACGGGTGCTCTTCGCCGGACTGGCGGTCGAGGACGACGACGCCCTGGACCGGCTGGCCGTGGCGTGCCGGGCGGCGATGTCGCGCGCCGGCGCCCGCGTGGACGGACAGCGGTTCCGTCCCCACCTCACCCTGGCCCGCCTCGGCCGGCCGGCGAACGTCACGTCGTGGGTCCGGCTGCTCGACGCGTACGAGGGTCCACGCTGGCAGGTCGGGGAGGTCGCGCTCGTCTCCTCCCACCTCGGCGAGGGCCCGCGGCGACGGCCGCGCCACGAGGTGCTGGCGACGTACACGTTGGGGTGATGAGCACAGCCTCACCTTCGTTGCACGCCCCGGGATGCAGGGGGAGCATCGGGGCATGAGCATCGAGATCGGGACCGACGAGGAGCCGCAGCACTTCCACGACGAGCTCGGCGACAGCGTCGGCGCGCGGCTGAACTGGCTGCGCGCGGCCGTCCTCGGCGCCAACGACGGCATCGTGTCGACCGCCGGCGTGGTGATGGGTGTCGCCGGCGCCACCGACGACAGCGGCGCGATCGTCATCGCCGGCATCGCCGCGCTGACCGCCGGCGCGCTGAGCATGGGTGCCGGCGAGTACGTCTCGGTGAGCACCCAGCGCGACTCCGAGAAGTCGATCCTCGCCCTCGAGGCGAAGGAGCTGCGGCAGATGCCGGAGACCGAGGAGCGCGAGCTCGCCAGGATGTACGTCGAGAAGGGCCTGCGGCCCGAGACGGCGAAGCAGGTGGCGCGCGAGCTCACCGAGCACGACGCGCTGCGGGCGCACGCCGACATCGAGTTCGGGATCGACCCCGACGACCTGACCAACCCGTGGCACGCCGCGTGGGCCTCGATGGTGGCCTTCACCGTCGGCGCGCTGCTGCCGCTGCTGATCGTCGCGTTCGTGCCCGACAGCGTCCGGGTCCTCCTCACCGTGGTGAGCGTCGCGGCCGCGCTGGCCCTCACCGGCTTCGTGAGCGCCCGCATCGGGCTGAGCCCGCGCGTGCCCGCCGTCGTGCGCAACGTCTCCGGCGGCCTGCTGGCGATGGGTGTCACGTACCTCATCGGCATGCTCGCAGGCACTAGTCTCGGCTAGACACCAACGGAGGAGCTCGGATGTTCGACACCATCGCAGGCCTGCCCGTCCACGCACTCGTCGTCCACGCGGTGGTGGTCCTCGGCCCCCTCGCCGCCCTGATGCTCCTCGCCTACGCGCTGCGCCCGACCTGGCGCACGGGCCTGCGCTGGCCCACCCTGCTGCTCTCCGCCATCGCTACGATCTCCGCCTTCACGGCGACCGAGAGCGGCGAGCAGCTCGAGGGGCGGGTCGGTGAGCCCGGCTTCGACCACGCGGAGAAGGGCGACCTCGCCGCGATCTCGATGTACGTCCTGCTGGGCGCCGCTGTCGTCGTCATCTTCCTCCTCGCCCGGGCCGGCCAGACCGCGTCGACCTCGGCGATCGGCACGGTCGTGGCGCTCGCCGCGTTCGCCTTCGCGATGTTCGCGGTCTTCAACGCCGGCCACTCCGGCGCGTCGTCGGTCTGGAAGGACATCGTCGCCAACACCACGCCGAGCGGCGGCGAGTCCGGCGAGGACTGACCGCCCGGCTCAGCGGCGCTCCCACCCGGCGACCAGGTCGAGGCACCACGTCAGGTGTCGACCCGGGTGGCCGGCCAGGCAGCTGGCGGTGACGAGGCCGTACGCCGCGCGGTGCAGCACGAGGTGCGCCGGGTCGTGCCCGAGCCGCCGCACCGACAGCTCGTCGAACGCCGCGGTCGCTGCCGCCGCGCCGGGGCTGAACATGTCCTGCAGGCAGGCCGCGACGGCGGCGTCGAAGGCCGGGTCACCGAGGGTCGAGACGTAGCCGAAGTCGAGCAGCCCGGTCGGGCGACCGTCCTCGAGCAGCACGTGGACCGGGCCGAGGTCACCGTGCACGAGCCTGGGCGGCACCGGCTCCAGCGCACGCAGGGCGACGGCCAGCCGCTCGACCACCGCGGCGGGCAGGGCGTCGGCGAGGAGCGGCGCGCGCCGCTCCACCAGGTCGGCCATCGACCACCCGAAGGGGACCGCCGGGTCGAACGCCGCCTCGCCGTCCGGCACGGGCAGCGCCGCCATGTCCGGGTGCGGCTCGACCCGGGCCAGCCACTCCAGCACCTCGACCACGGGCTCGGGCCCCGCGCCGTCGAGCGCGAGCGCCCGCCCGCGCAGGCGCGGGTGGACGGTGACGACGAGTCCGTCGACCTCGCCCACCTCGGAGATCCGCGGCACCCCGAACGGCGCCCCTGCCTCCCTCAGGCCGGTGGCGACCGCGTCGTAGAACGCGCGCAGCCGGTCGACCTCGGCCCGTGGACGCCGGTCCCACAGCTTGACCACGCGGTCGCCCTCGAGCGCCGCCACCACGCCCTCCATGCCGCGGCCGACCTCGTGGGTGACCGGCCAGCCGGCCGCGCGCAGCCGGTCGAGGGCGCCCGGCTGCACCCCCTCGCTCATCCGACGCGGTGGACGCAGACGCCGGTCGCGCCGGGCAGCGTCACGGTGCCCCCGGCCATCTCGGCGTCGACCCCGACCACGGTGGCGAGCGAGGCGTCCGGCCCGAGCGCACCGGCCGGCAGGGTGACCGCGCCGGTCGGACGGCGTACGGCGTGGACGAGCAGGGTCTCGTCGGGGTGCTCGCGGAGGTAGGTGATCGAGTCCTCACCCGCGTGCAGCCACCGCAGGCCGCCGCGGCGCAGCGCGACGTGGTCGCGGCGCAGCGCGATCCACTGCTGGTAGGCCTCGAAGGTCGGGCGGTCCCAGGTGTCGGGGTGCTCCCACGGGTAGGGCGTACGGGCGTGCTCGCCGTCGACGGCGGTCAGCCCGAGCTCGTCGCCCATGAAGACGACCGGCACGCCGGGCATCGTCATCTGCAGCCCGAGCCCGACGAGGTGCAGCTCGCGACCCACGCCGTCGAGGTCCACGCCGCCGTCGGTGCCGCCGCCGGCGACGGTGCG includes:
- the thpR gene encoding RNA 2',3'-cyclic phosphodiesterase — protein: MRAFVAVVPPPDVVAHLDEFLEVRRAAADLRWSAAEQWHLTLAFAAVLPERSLDLLDELLRDAAARRPAFGARLGGGGAFPHPDDARVLFAGLAVEDDDALDRLAVACRAAMSRAGARVDGQRFRPHLTLARLGRPANVTSWVRLLDAYEGPRWQVGEVALVSSHLGEGPRRRPRHEVLATYTLG
- a CDS encoding acyl-CoA dehydrogenase family protein produces the protein MTEPGGGSDLANLKTTAVRDGDDWIINGSKTFITNGGSADLVLVAARTSPEKKAKGISLFAVDTTLDGFSVGRVLDKVGQDESDTAELAFEDVRVSGADLVGPLDTGFISMMQFLPQERLGSAITNLAHARQILEETVQYAKDRQAFGQPIGAFQNTQFLLADLVTRVDVTQAFVDQCVLAHNRKELTPVDAAKAKWWTSQVQNDVLDHCVQVHGGYGYMNEYRVARAWRDARVTKIWAGSNEIMKMLIGRDLGL
- a CDS encoding DUF2231 domain-containing protein codes for the protein MFDTIAGLPVHALVVHAVVVLGPLAALMLLAYALRPTWRTGLRWPTLLLSAIATISAFTATESGEQLEGRVGEPGFDHAEKGDLAAISMYVLLGAAVVVIFLLARAGQTASTSAIGTVVALAAFAFAMFAVFNAGHSGASSVWKDIVANTTPSGGESGED
- a CDS encoding VIT1/CCC1 transporter family protein; this encodes MSIEIGTDEEPQHFHDELGDSVGARLNWLRAAVLGANDGIVSTAGVVMGVAGATDDSGAIVIAGIAALTAGALSMGAGEYVSVSTQRDSEKSILALEAKELRQMPETEERELARMYVEKGLRPETAKQVARELTEHDALRAHADIEFGIDPDDLTNPWHAAWASMVAFTVGALLPLLIVAFVPDSVRVLLTVVSVAAALALTGFVSARIGLSPRVPAVVRNVSGGLLAMGVTYLIGMLAGTSLG
- a CDS encoding phosphotransferase family protein, whose product is MSEGVQPGALDRLRAAGWPVTHEVGRGMEGVVAALEGDRVVKLWDRRPRAEVDRLRAFYDAVATGLREAGAPFGVPRISEVGEVDGLVVTVHPRLRGRALALDGAGPEPVVEVLEWLARVEPHPDMAALPVPDGEAAFDPAVPFGWSMADLVERRAPLLADALPAAVVERLAVALRALEPVPPRLVHGDLGPVHVLLEDGRPTGLLDFGYVSTLGDPAFDAAVAACLQDMFSPGAAAATAAFDELSVRRLGHDPAHLVLHRAAYGLVTASCLAGHPGRHLTWCLDLVAGWERR